In Solea senegalensis isolate Sse05_10M linkage group LG18, IFAPA_SoseM_1, whole genome shotgun sequence, a single window of DNA contains:
- the baiap2b gene encoding brain-specific angiogenesis inhibitor 1-associated protein 2 isoform X2 → MSRTDEVHRITENVYKSIMEQFNPCLRNFIAMGKSYEKALTSVTSAAKGYFDALVRMGEMANHSQGSKDLEEAAWEVLFQMAEVHRQIQIQLEEMLKSFHNELLTELEKKVELDARYLNAALKKYQMEHKSKGESLDKCQAELKKLRRKSQGSKHSSKYGDKEMQYVEAIGNTICDNPCSPQYVEAIGNTICDNPCSPQYVEAISNTICDNPCSPQYVEAISNKQSELDNYITDGYKNALSEERRRFCFLVDRQCTMSKSSNTYHSKGKELLSQKIPMWQQVCVEPNKLPERSMFLTQPMSSSVGVAMSESKPPDSAFRTSRGLMSQQRLTAGVDTVNGSDGAHAQDDYQQWVEGKKVSPQMQRHGDVHSNTLPVRKAPPTKSKSTQMETRTLPRSSSMAAGLEKNGGRTRVQAVFSHTAGDNGTLLSFSEGDTITLLVPEARDGWHYGENEKSRMRGWFPFSYTRLINDSDADSMRQLRVHNLHHGKSSSTGNLLERDDVALPFPDYVVNSGVAVAALHSRQQQPYSAALPRFSQGGEEYEARFSTSSTDGKLISTV, encoded by the exons ATGTCCCGGACCGACGAGGTTCACCGCATCACGGAGAATGTCTACAAG tccatCATGGAGCAGTTCAATCCCTGCCTGCGAAACTTCATCGCCATGGGCAAAAGCTACGAGAAGGCTCTGACCA GTGTCACGTCCGCTGCAAAGGGCTACTTCGACGCTCTGGTGCGCATGGGCGAGAtggccaatcacagccaagGCTCTAAGGATCTCG AAGAGGCAGCAT GGGAAGTTCTCTTTCAGATGGCTGAGGTTCACAGACAGATCCAGATCCAGCTGGAGGAGATG ctgaaGTCCTTCCACAACGAGCTGCTCacagagctggagaagaagGTGGAGTTGGACGCTCGTTACCTGAAC GCGGCGCTGAAGAAGTACCAGATGGAGCACAAGAGCAAAGGAGAGAGTCTGGACAAATGTCAGGCGGAGCTGAAGAAGCTGCGCCGCAAGAGTCAGGGAAGCAAACACTCGAGCAAATATGGAGACAAGGagatgcag TACGTGGAGGCCATCGGTAACACAATCTGTGATAATCCCTGTTCTCCTCAGTACGTGGAGGCCATCGGTAACACAATCTGTGATAATCCCTGTTCTCCTCAGTACGTGGAGGCCATCAGTAACACAATCTGTGATAATCCCTGTTCTCCTCAGTATGTGGAGGCCATCAGTAACAAACAGAGTGAACTGGACAACTACATCACAGACGGATACAAAAACGCTTTGTctgaggagagaaggaggtTCTGTTTCCTGGTGGACAGACAGTGCACCATGTCCAAGAGCAGCAACACCTACCACAGCAAG GGGAAGGAGCTTCTATCCCAGAAGATTCCGATgtggcagcaggtgtgtgtggagCCAAACAAACTTCCAGAACGTTCCATGTTCCTGACCCAGCCCATGAGCAGCTCAGTGGGTGTGGCCATGTCCGAGTCCAAACCTCCAGACTCTGCGTTCAGAACCAGCAGAGGACTGATGAGTCAGCAG CGGCTGACGGCAGGCGTGGACACGGTCAATGGCTCAGACGGAGCTCACGCACAAGACGACTACCAGCAGTgggtggaggggaaaaaagtctcACCACAGATGCAGAGACACGGGGACGTCCACTCCAACACACTTCCTGTACGCAAGGCCCCGCCCACCAAGAGCAAGAGCACGCAGA TGGAGACTCGTACACTGCCTCGCTCCAGCTCCATGGCCGCAGGCCTGGAGAAGAACGGGGGAAGAACCCGCGTTCAGGCCGTCTTCTCACACACGGCCGGAGACAACGGGACGTTACTGAGCTTCTCTGAGGGCGACACCATCACGCTGCTGGTCCCCGAGGCTCGCGACGGGTGGCACTACGGAGAGAACGAGAAGAGCAGGAT GCGTGGCTGGTTTCCCTTCTCCTACACGAGGCTGATCAACGACAGTGACGCTGACTCCATGAGGCAACTACGAGTTCACAA CCTCCACCATgggaagagcagcagcacagggaaCCTTCTGGAGAGAGATGACGTGGCTCTTCCTTTTCCTGATTACGTGGTAAACTCTGGCGTCGCAGTTGCAGCTCTGCACAGTAGACAGCAGCAGCCGTACAGCGCTGCGCTGCCACGGTTCTCACAG gGAGGCGAAGAGTACGAGGCTCGTTTCTCTACAAG TTCCACAGATGGAAAGTTGATTTCCACagtgtga
- the baiap2b gene encoding brain-specific angiogenesis inhibitor 1-associated protein 2 isoform X1: MSRTDEVHRITENVYKSIMEQFNPCLRNFIAMGKSYEKALTSVTSAAKGYFDALVRMGEMANHSQGSKDLEEAAWEVLFQMAEVHRQIQIQLEEMLKSFHNELLTELEKKVELDARYLNAALKKYQMEHKSKGESLDKCQAELKKLRRKSQGSKHSSKYGDKEMQYVEAIGNTICDNPCSPQYVEAIGNTICDNPCSPQYVEAISNTICDNPCSPQYVEAISNKQSELDNYITDGYKNALSEERRRFCFLVDRQCTMSKSSNTYHSKGKELLSQKIPMWQQVCVEPNKLPERSMFLTQPMSSSVGVAMSESKPPDSAFRTSRGLMSQQRLTAGVDTVNGSDGAHAQDDYQQWVEGKKVSPQMQRHGDVHSNTLPVRKAPPTKSKSTQMETRTLPRSSSMAAGLEKNGGRTRVQAVFSHTAGDNGTLLSFSEGDTITLLVPEARDGWHYGENEKSRMRGWFPFSYTRLINDSDADSMRQLRVHNLHHGKSSSTGNLLERDDVALPFPDYVVNSGVAVAALHSRQQQPYSAALPRFSQQGGEEYEARFSTSSTDGKLISTV, translated from the exons ATGTCCCGGACCGACGAGGTTCACCGCATCACGGAGAATGTCTACAAG tccatCATGGAGCAGTTCAATCCCTGCCTGCGAAACTTCATCGCCATGGGCAAAAGCTACGAGAAGGCTCTGACCA GTGTCACGTCCGCTGCAAAGGGCTACTTCGACGCTCTGGTGCGCATGGGCGAGAtggccaatcacagccaagGCTCTAAGGATCTCG AAGAGGCAGCAT GGGAAGTTCTCTTTCAGATGGCTGAGGTTCACAGACAGATCCAGATCCAGCTGGAGGAGATG ctgaaGTCCTTCCACAACGAGCTGCTCacagagctggagaagaagGTGGAGTTGGACGCTCGTTACCTGAAC GCGGCGCTGAAGAAGTACCAGATGGAGCACAAGAGCAAAGGAGAGAGTCTGGACAAATGTCAGGCGGAGCTGAAGAAGCTGCGCCGCAAGAGTCAGGGAAGCAAACACTCGAGCAAATATGGAGACAAGGagatgcag TACGTGGAGGCCATCGGTAACACAATCTGTGATAATCCCTGTTCTCCTCAGTACGTGGAGGCCATCGGTAACACAATCTGTGATAATCCCTGTTCTCCTCAGTACGTGGAGGCCATCAGTAACACAATCTGTGATAATCCCTGTTCTCCTCAGTATGTGGAGGCCATCAGTAACAAACAGAGTGAACTGGACAACTACATCACAGACGGATACAAAAACGCTTTGTctgaggagagaaggaggtTCTGTTTCCTGGTGGACAGACAGTGCACCATGTCCAAGAGCAGCAACACCTACCACAGCAAG GGGAAGGAGCTTCTATCCCAGAAGATTCCGATgtggcagcaggtgtgtgtggagCCAAACAAACTTCCAGAACGTTCCATGTTCCTGACCCAGCCCATGAGCAGCTCAGTGGGTGTGGCCATGTCCGAGTCCAAACCTCCAGACTCTGCGTTCAGAACCAGCAGAGGACTGATGAGTCAGCAG CGGCTGACGGCAGGCGTGGACACGGTCAATGGCTCAGACGGAGCTCACGCACAAGACGACTACCAGCAGTgggtggaggggaaaaaagtctcACCACAGATGCAGAGACACGGGGACGTCCACTCCAACACACTTCCTGTACGCAAGGCCCCGCCCACCAAGAGCAAGAGCACGCAGA TGGAGACTCGTACACTGCCTCGCTCCAGCTCCATGGCCGCAGGCCTGGAGAAGAACGGGGGAAGAACCCGCGTTCAGGCCGTCTTCTCACACACGGCCGGAGACAACGGGACGTTACTGAGCTTCTCTGAGGGCGACACCATCACGCTGCTGGTCCCCGAGGCTCGCGACGGGTGGCACTACGGAGAGAACGAGAAGAGCAGGAT GCGTGGCTGGTTTCCCTTCTCCTACACGAGGCTGATCAACGACAGTGACGCTGACTCCATGAGGCAACTACGAGTTCACAA CCTCCACCATgggaagagcagcagcacagggaaCCTTCTGGAGAGAGATGACGTGGCTCTTCCTTTTCCTGATTACGTGGTAAACTCTGGCGTCGCAGTTGCAGCTCTGCACAGTAGACAGCAGCAGCCGTACAGCGCTGCGCTGCCACGGTTCTCACAG caggGAGGCGAAGAGTACGAGGCTCGTTTCTCTACAAG TTCCACAGATGGAAAGTTGATTTCCACagtgtga